From one Peptoniphilaceae bacterium AMB_02 genomic stretch:
- a CDS encoding leucine-rich repeat protein — translation MKKNFLALLLCAIMILNPIIGTADIIVETDTISVQGVDANEFEYNPETQTITGYKGTDIDIEIPDSIYGTVIKHIGNGAFGRKSLTSVIIPNGIETIGDSAFASNNLEMLVLPESIVRIGRASFGVNVRLKEVYLNEGLEYIGQQAFIRNSALVGAVEIPSTVHTVMTTAFDRTGITTLKIKGDNNSTPIVLKSVLSRTLTDVVLENPYKKVIVHFNTFGCDEKTNTINLGTVETTSNNIDALRTEIEENIKSTIAATYVNKSDNTGESDILIEFPVIWDYSNADFTQDEFEIIGQSEKLSNDLFETIEGYTSPQPDACKSNNIFKLKVKVLNTEIANWDEKDFNYDTFEYKGNMQVPVTKWGISGLSESGLEKLKTNPDMLIPKTFSLDNGEEPEEKPVEGIINNAFSDIKINSVVFPQTIGEYDFIIQDAAFRNSGLKSVVLSEGVKAIGSYAFYGNELDELVIPSTVLSIGNSAFQNNNIESLIISDDVDKIQIDNYSFANNKLKEVKLPYSIFKFLKYVFKGNPGLEKLDSEDLEENDPEGTGVVYLYTRNKAHLGTETYIALSKYHKIINTAEGVDRSTLWETIRKANAIDLNDYKEEAVNEFSDVLIASKKVFFDSESTQDQIDNANNSLMEATGKLRASSADKTALRDLINRAEEFVEELFTVESYEDLKNAVVGAKEVSKNIDATTEDVNDAISKLQNAIDRLEISENAYYTVTDFSYEGNTITGFSESGKEKFKVNKDVYLPDENADGTPIEIIGVRAFRMDDQYVEYGTDVVSSPYGIKNLRLPKGLKRIEEDAFRVNNLGNVELPKTLEYIGNSAFNGNQLTEILIPDNVKELGLGAFSLNLLKKVTLSKSLTEIADGAFSRNIHLKNIDLHEGLTVIGASSFMGAPLTELHIPSSVTEIKSRAFSSHRLEKLKVPGTVKTIGNYAFEQNTKFRTLTEVDLRNGIEEIGNYAFRNGLIIQTELPKSLIKIGNYSFRGNQDSNKNEVIVKLYTSNEEHLSFNNDNSLKAQEVIYDPNVLDKNLLDELGIILEKAKLIDKNKYTAKSYEALNNAINEANQILGEKTTDDDIKAVINSISDAISKLVEKPKPKPSKDIEEEDKDLDNSAKITQIAGENRYKTAIEISSKRFNKAENIILVSGKDFADALTAQPLTQVYNGPLLLSSSGDVQEDILAEIQRLGAKNIIVVGGTNSVTEEELDSYDMGIKRIAGIDRYETAEYVARLILENLGNKDKVIIADGRNYPDALSIAPYATKEGIPILLSKGNVLSEGQRRLIEEYGIKEAIIVGGINSVGNEIESLFEKTTRIAGTDRYETAAKIAGTYFADSKEVFIASGENYPDALVVSYYASYKNAPILLSVKDYIPMTTKNYILDMHIQNIILVGGQNTINSKIYQ, via the coding sequence ATGAAGAAGAACTTTTTAGCTCTACTATTATGCGCAATTATGATTTTGAACCCTATTATTGGAACTGCAGATATAATTGTAGAGACTGATACCATATCTGTACAAGGTGTAGATGCAAATGAATTTGAATATAACCCTGAAACACAAACTATTACAGGATATAAGGGAACAGATATTGATATAGAAATACCGGACAGTATCTATGGGACTGTTATTAAACACATAGGCAATGGAGCTTTTGGACGAAAAAGCCTCACATCAGTAATTATACCTAATGGAATCGAAACTATAGGTGACTCTGCATTTGCTAGCAATAATCTGGAAATGCTGGTTTTACCAGAATCCATAGTGAGAATAGGAAGAGCATCTTTTGGTGTCAATGTGAGATTAAAAGAGGTATATCTAAACGAGGGTCTAGAGTATATAGGACAACAAGCTTTCATAAGGAATTCCGCTTTAGTGGGGGCTGTTGAAATCCCTTCTACCGTTCACACTGTGATGACTACGGCTTTTGATAGAACAGGGATTACTACTTTAAAAATCAAAGGAGACAATAATTCTACACCAATTGTCCTAAAGTCTGTTCTATCAAGGACTTTGACCGATGTAGTATTAGAAAATCCATATAAAAAAGTAATAGTTCATTTTAATACTTTTGGTTGTGATGAAAAAACGAATACCATAAATCTAGGAACTGTAGAGACAACGAGCAATAATATTGATGCTTTAAGGACTGAAATAGAGGAAAATATTAAATCAACTATTGCTGCTACTTATGTAAATAAATCAGATAATACAGGAGAAAGCGATATTTTGATTGAGTTTCCTGTAATTTGGGACTATAGTAATGCAGATTTTACTCAGGACGAGTTCGAGATTATAGGACAATCGGAAAAACTATCCAATGATCTTTTTGAAACTATTGAAGGGTATACATCTCCACAACCTGATGCTTGTAAATCTAATAATATTTTTAAACTGAAAGTTAAAGTTCTAAATACGGAAATAGCAAATTGGGATGAAAAGGATTTTAATTATGATACCTTTGAATACAAAGGAAATATGCAAGTTCCAGTGACTAAATGGGGTATTTCGGGGTTATCAGAATCAGGACTTGAGAAACTTAAAACAAATCCGGATATGTTAATTCCTAAGACATTTAGCCTAGACAATGGCGAAGAACCTGAAGAAAAACCAGTTGAAGGCATCATTAATAATGCATTTTCAGATATTAAGATTAATTCCGTTGTATTTCCTCAAACGATAGGAGAATATGACTTTATAATCCAAGATGCTGCCTTTAGAAACTCAGGGTTAAAATCTGTGGTGTTAAGTGAAGGAGTTAAAGCCATAGGATCATATGCATTTTATGGTAATGAGCTTGATGAATTAGTGATTCCATCAACGGTGCTATCGATAGGTAACTCAGCTTTTCAAAACAATAATATTGAATCTCTAATCATTAGTGACGATGTAGATAAAATTCAAATAGATAATTATTCTTTTGCAAATAATAAGCTGAAAGAAGTTAAATTACCTTATTCTATATTTAAATTTTTAAAATATGTATTTAAAGGTAATCCGGGTTTAGAAAAACTTGATTCTGAGGATCTTGAAGAAAATGATCCTGAAGGTACCGGTGTGGTGTACTTATATACTAGAAATAAAGCTCATCTCGGAACTGAAACATATATTGCATTAAGTAAGTATCATAAAATAATAAATACCGCAGAGGGTGTTGATAGATCCACGCTTTGGGAAACGATAAGAAAAGCTAATGCTATAGATTTAAATGATTACAAAGAAGAGGCTGTTAATGAATTTAGTGATGTTTTAATAGCTTCTAAGAAAGTGTTTTTTGATTCCGAATCAACTCAAGATCAGATTGACAATGCAAATAATAGTTTAATGGAAGCTACTGGAAAACTAAGGGCTAGCAGTGCTGACAAAACAGCTTTAAGAGATTTGATTAATAGAGCTGAGGAATTTGTTGAAGAATTGTTTACTGTAGAGAGCTATGAAGATTTGAAAAATGCGGTGGTTGGAGCAAAAGAAGTATCTAAAAATATTGATGCCACTACTGAAGATGTAAATGATGCGATTTCAAAACTTCAAAATGCTATAGATAGATTAGAAATTTCGGAAAACGCGTATTATACAGTTACAGACTTTAGTTATGAAGGTAATACGATTACAGGATTTTCTGAATCAGGCAAGGAAAAGTTTAAAGTTAATAAAGATGTATATCTTCCTGATGAAAATGCCGATGGAACACCGATTGAAATAATTGGTGTTAGAGCATTTAGAATGGACGATCAGTATGTGGAATATGGAACTGATGTTGTAAGCTCACCATATGGAATTAAAAACCTTAGATTGCCAAAAGGTTTAAAAAGAATTGAAGAAGATGCTTTTAGGGTAAATAATCTAGGAAATGTAGAGCTTCCTAAGACTCTTGAATATATAGGAAACTCGGCATTTAACGGAAACCAACTTACGGAAATACTAATACCTGACAACGTTAAAGAACTAGGACTTGGGGCTTTTTCATTGAATTTGCTAAAAAAGGTTACATTATCCAAGAGCTTAACTGAAATAGCCGATGGAGCTTTCTCTAGAAATATTCATTTAAAGAATATAGACTTACATGAAGGATTAACAGTTATTGGAGCTTCATCTTTTATGGGCGCTCCACTGACAGAACTCCATATACCTTCCAGTGTAACAGAGATAAAATCAAGAGCATTCAGTTCACACAGACTTGAAAAATTGAAGGTGCCGGGGACTGTGAAAACTATTGGAAACTATGCTTTTGAACAAAATACTAAATTCAGAACATTGACTGAGGTCGACTTGAGGAATGGAATAGAAGAGATAGGAAACTATGCTTTTAGAAACGGATTGATTATCCAGACAGAACTTCCAAAATCACTAATAAAAATAGGTAACTATTCATTTAGGGGTAATCAAGATAGTAATAAGAATGAAGTAATAGTAAAACTCTATACCTCAAATGAAGAACATCTTAGTTTTAATAATGATAATTCACTAAAAGCACAAGAAGTAATCTACGACCCAAATGTACTCGATAAAAATCTATTGGATGAATTAGGGATTATATTGGAGAAAGCTAAGCTGATAGATAAGAACAAATACACAGCTAAATCTTATGAAGCTTTAAATAATGCAATAAATGAAGCAAATCAAATCTTAGGAGAAAAAACAACTGATGATGATATAAAAGCTGTAATAAACAGTATTAGTGATGCTATAAGCAAATTAGTCGAAAAACCAAAACCTAAACCATCAAAGGATATAGAGGAGGAAGATAAGGACCTGGATAATAGTGCAAAGATTACTCAAATTGCCGGTGAGAACCGATATAAAACAGCAATTGAAATTAGTTCTAAGAGATTTAACAAAGCTGAGAATATTATACTGGTTTCAGGAAAGGATTTTGCAGATGCGTTAACAGCACAGCCCTTAACTCAAGTTTATAATGGACCATTATTACTGAGTTCTTCAGGAGATGTTCAGGAAGATATATTAGCGGAGATACAAAGACTCGGTGCAAAAAATATAATCGTTGTAGGTGGAACTAATTCGGTTACAGAGGAAGAATTAGATAGCTATGATATGGGTATCAAAAGAATAGCTGGTATCGATAGATATGAAACAGCTGAATATGTTGCAAGATTAATTCTAGAGAACTTAGGCAATAAAGACAAGGTAATAATAGCAGATGGTAGAAATTATCCAGATGCACTAAGTATTGCCCCATATGCAACTAAGGAAGGGATACCGATTCTGCTTTCAAAAGGGAATGTTCTATCAGAAGGACAGAGAAGACTAATCGAAGAATACGGAATAAAAGAAGCTATAATTGTTGGCGGAATAAATTCAGTAGGTAATGAAATTGAGAGTTTATTTGAAAAGACAACTAGAATTGCAGGAACAGATAGATATGAAACGGCAGCCAAGATTGCAGGAACATATTTTGCTGATTCCAAAGAAGTCTTTATAGCAAGCGGTGAGAATTATCCTGACGCATTGGTGGTAAGTTATTATGCTTCATATAAGAATGCACCAATTTTACTTTCTGTAAAAGATTATATACCAATGACAACTAAAAATTATATTTTGGATATGCATATTCAAAATATAATATTAGTTGGTGGACAAAATACAATCAATAGCAAAATATATCAATAA
- the nth gene encoding endonuclease III, which yields MKRKLKKAEVSIALKILSELYPDAKAELNYTTELDLLVATILSAQCTDVRVNKVTEELFKKCRTPQDYIAMGEEKLGEEIKSCGFYNTKSKNIIGACMKIISEYGGEVPNTIEKLMTLPGVGRKTANVVASNVFGIQAIAVDTHVFRVSNRIGLVAASNVEKTEEGLMKVVPHDEWTVTHHRLIFHGRRVCKARNPLCGECRLNEICIDYRSRRK from the coding sequence ATGAAAAGAAAATTAAAGAAAGCTGAAGTAAGTATAGCGCTCAAGATTTTAAGTGAACTATATCCCGATGCAAAAGCGGAACTCAATTACACAACGGAACTGGATTTGCTCGTGGCAACAATTCTATCCGCTCAATGTACGGATGTAAGAGTTAATAAAGTAACTGAGGAACTATTTAAAAAATGCAGAACTCCTCAAGATTATATTGCCATGGGCGAAGAAAAACTCGGTGAAGAAATAAAGAGTTGCGGCTTCTATAATACAAAGAGCAAGAATATAATAGGAGCATGCATGAAGATTATTAGTGAATATGGAGGGGAAGTACCCAATACCATTGAAAAGTTGATGACACTTCCTGGGGTCGGAAGGAAAACTGCAAATGTCGTAGCTTCTAATGTATTTGGAATACAGGCGATTGCCGTAGATACCCATGTTTTTAGAGTTTCTAATAGAATCGGTTTAGTAGCGGCAAGTAATGTTGAAAAAACTGAAGAAGGCTTGATGAAAGTCGTCCCTCATGACGAATGGACTGTAACGCATCATAGGCTTATTTTTCATGGAAGAAGAGTATGTAAGGCAAGAAATCCACTTTGTGGAGAATGTAGATTAAATGAAATTTGTATAGATTATCGTTCTAGGAGGAAATGA
- a CDS encoding P1 family peptidase has protein sequence MGLTKELNIDTGKLKHGNLNLISDVEGIKVGHCTLASGDIQTGVTAIIPREENIFKKKLLAATHVINGFGKSIGLMQINELGTLETPIILTNTLSVGTAASALVEYMLEQNPSIGETTGTVNPLVCECNDMKLNNIRSLSIKNSDVFEAIKDSKKVFEEGSVGAGRGMRCHGLKGGIGSSSRIFEIDENEYTLGTLVLTNHGRYEDLIINGQNLSEKYMVQSINEPDKGSVIVIIATDVPLNERQLLRISKRAIVGLCKTGSFVSNGSGELVISFSTANTILHETKEIIDIKRISDDLIDIVFQAVSESVYESVLSSLFNSETVTGRNGYTCYAIEDILSKIF, from the coding sequence ATGGGACTTACTAAAGAACTGAATATAGATACAGGAAAGCTTAAACATGGTAATCTAAACCTTATCTCAGATGTAGAGGGTATAAAGGTCGGACATTGTACTCTTGCTTCAGGTGATATTCAAACGGGGGTAACCGCAATCATACCACGCGAAGAAAATATATTTAAAAAGAAACTATTGGCAGCAACTCATGTGATAAACGGTTTTGGAAAAAGTATCGGCCTAATGCAAATTAATGAACTCGGAACTCTTGAAACACCGATAATTCTTACTAATACCCTAAGCGTTGGAACAGCAGCATCTGCTTTGGTAGAATACATGTTGGAACAAAACCCTTCAATAGGCGAAACAACGGGCACTGTTAATCCTCTCGTTTGTGAATGTAATGATATGAAATTGAATAATATAAGAAGTCTTAGCATAAAAAATTCTGATGTCTTTGAGGCGATAAAAGATTCAAAGAAAGTTTTTGAAGAGGGATCTGTCGGTGCCGGACGTGGTATGAGATGTCATGGATTAAAGGGTGGTATCGGTTCATCTTCCAGAATTTTTGAAATCGACGAGAATGAATATACATTAGGAACATTAGTCCTTACCAATCACGGAAGATATGAAGATCTCATAATTAATGGTCAAAATTTATCCGAAAAATACATGGTCCAAAGTATCAACGAACCCGATAAAGGTTCTGTAATAGTCATTATAGCCACTGATGTTCCACTAAATGAAAGGCAATTACTTAGAATTTCAAAAAGAGCGATTGTAGGTCTTTGCAAGACTGGTTCCTTTGTGTCTAACGGAAGTGGTGAACTCGTTATTTCTTTTTCTACTGCGAACACCATTCTACATGAAACAAAGGAAATAATCGACATAAAAAGAATTAGCGATGATTTAATCGATATAGTTTTTCAAGCAGTAAGCGAGTCAGTCTATGAAAGCGTCTTAAGTTCACTTTTCAACTCCGAAACAGTAACCGGTAGAAATGGGTATACTTGTTATGCAATCGAGGATATATTGTCAAAAATTTTCTAA
- a CDS encoding DUF503 domain-containing protein, with amino-acid sequence MRLFNSNSLKDKRSLRSSIIKKIQNRYNIAIAEVGDQDVHNSLLLACANVSYDQVNLEKTYYSILDFIETYDLEVYETDYLEY; translated from the coding sequence ATGAGATTATTTAATTCCAACTCTTTAAAAGATAAGAGGAGCTTAAGGAGCAGTATTATAAAGAAGATTCAGAATAGATATAATATTGCAATAGCTGAAGTGGGAGACCAAGATGTACATAATAGTCTCTTATTAGCATGTGCAAATGTAAGTTATGATCAGGTAAATTTAGAGAAAACATATTATTCGATACTGGATTTTATAGAAACATATGACCTGGAAGTATATGAAACGGATTATTTGGAGTATTGA